A window of the Gossypium hirsutum isolate 1008001.06 unplaced genomic scaffold, Gossypium_hirsutum_v2.1 scaffold_34, whole genome shotgun sequence genome harbors these coding sequences:
- the LOC121226255 gene encoding uncharacterized protein, which yields MLTAFFTTIFFKHELTKQDCKICFKEVRLERGSYSCRKPGCNYVVHVNCLLENERLYEVIEEEKQCKELEEKSMQSSIIRVIEVNEAGEATKIEHFSHQHCLVLADKMEEIDRKCDGCMLPISNIFYYCSECPFFLHKTCAELPRFKQHWFRQSNATLNFNSFKYCGFCYRYCSGFFYYIRGWAMCLRCAKVADIIECEGHQHFLFFDFKRKKECNGCGKKCRNGAFRCGSCIFALDLGCLTLPHSALHKIDEHKLKLTYHDDKEQSYCDICEEYRDPSLWYYSCSIYDTSAHIECVLG from the coding sequence ATGCTCACTGCATTTTTCACAACTATTTTCTTCAAACACGAGCTTACAAAGCAAGATTGCAAGATTTGTTTCAAAGAAGTGAGACTAGAGCGTGGGAGTTACTCTTGTAGGAAGCCAGGTTGCAATTATGTTGTCCATGTGAATTGTCTCTTAGAGAATGAAAGGTTGTACGAGGTAATTGAGGAAGAAAAGCAATGTAAggagcttgaagaaaaatctatGCAGTCTTCCATCATTCGTGTTATTGAGGTGAATGAAGCTGGGGAAGCTACAAAGATTGAACATTTCAGTCATCAACATTGCTTGGTGTTAGCAGACAAGATGGAGGAGATTGATAGAAAATGTGATGGGTGCATGCTACCTATCtcaaatattttctattattgttcAGAATGCCCCTTTTTTCTTCATAAAACCTGTGCTGAATTGCCAAGATTCAAGCAACATTGGTTTCGTCAAAGCAATGCCACCCTCAATTTCAACAGCTTCAAGTACTGTGGCTTTTGCTATCGATATTGTAGTGGTTTCTTCTACTATATTAGAGGTTGGGCTATGTGCTTAAGGTGTGCTAAAGTTGCTGATATCATTGAATGTGAAGGACACCAACACTTTCTCTTTTTTGATTTCAAACGCAAGAAGGAATGTAATGGTTGTGGCAAAAAGTGTCGGAATGGTGCATTCAGATGTGGAAGCTGCATATTTGCTTTGGATTTGGGATGCTTAACTTTACCTCATTCAGCTCTTCACAAAATTGATGAACACAAGCTAAAGCTTACTTATCATGATGATAAGGAGCAAAGTTATTGTGATATTTGTGAAGAATATAGAGATCCAAGCCTTTGGTATTATTCTTGTTCAATCTATGATACTTCTGCTCATATCGAATGTGTTCTTGGATAA
- the LOC121226256 gene encoding uncharacterized protein encodes MKNEHESVSGSKNESESENENENEIENEIENESVSEGESGSEIENESLSVSENESVTESKSKNEIENESESESENVSHDELVQQIRHPFHLQHPLVLVAKQSNEGLKAHCDGCGELLSAPCFTCIHCNYHLHKQCAEAPLHLYNHPPHSKHSGAGLSLRQRLDLMYHWAGNLYEVIEDEKQCEELYEKSMQSSIIRVIEVNEAGEATKIQHFSHQHCLVLADKMEEEIDRKCDGCMLPISNIFYYCSECPFFLHKTCAELPRIKQHWFRQSNATLNFDSLKNCEFCNQWLSGFFYKFEEILDMCLRCAKVADIIECEGHQHFLFFDFKYREKCNGCGNTCNWLGAFRCGKCRFVLDFGCLTLPHSALHKIDEHKLTLTYHDDKEQSYCDISEQYRDPSLWYYSCSICDTSAHIECVLGQLPFLKDGVTFPSRYYHNHHHDLKFFRKVEGYPECSYCGKLCQEEILKCETSTCNYCPLQKQMPLQSISLKLCGVIYSNEKQQRIYLIKGVHKGFGISFLLL; translated from the exons ATGAAGAACGAGCATGAGAGTGTGAGTGGGAGTAAGAATGAGAGTGAGAGCGAGAATGAGAATGAGAATGAGATTGAGAATGAGATTGAGAATGAGAGTGTGAGTGAGGGTGAGAGTGGGAGTGAGATTGAGAATGAGAGTCTGAGTGTGAGTGAGAATGAGAGTGTGACTGAGAGTAAGAGTAAGAATGAGATTGAGAATGAGAGTGAGAGTGAGAGTGAGAATGTGAGTCACGACGAGTTGGTGCAACAGATTCGGCATCCTTTTCATCTGCAACATCCCTTGGTGTTAGTGGCAAAGCAAAGCAATGAAGGTCTCAAAGCCCACTGCGATGGATGTGGGGAACTGCTTTCAGCTCCATGCTTCACTTGTATTCATTGCAATTATCACCTTCACAAGCAATGTGCAGAGGCACCCCTTCACCTTTATAATCACCCTCCCCATTCCAAGCACTCAGGCGCAGGTCTTTCTCTTCGACAAAGACTAGATCTTATGTATCACTGG GCTGGAAACTTGTACGAGGTAATTGAGGACGAAAAGCAATGTGAGGAGCTTTATGAAAAATCTATGCAATCTTCCATCATTCGTGTTATTGAGGTGAATGAAGCTGGGGAAGCCACAAAGATTCAACATTTCAGTCATCAACATTGCTTGGTGTTAGCAGACAAGATGGAGGaggaaattgatagaaaatgtgaTGGGTGCATGCTACCTATCtcaaatattttctattattgttcAGAATGCCCCTTTTTTCTTCATAAAACCTGTGCTGAATTGCCAAGAATCAAGCAGCATTGGTTTCGTCAAAGCAATGCCACCCTCAATTTCGACAGCTTGAAGAATTGTGAATTTTGCAATCAATGGCTTAGTGGTTTCTTCTataaatttgaagaaattttGGACATGTGCTTAAGGTGTGCTAAAGTTGCTGATATCATTGAATGTGAAGGACACCAACACTTTCTCTTTTTTGATTTCAAATACAGGGAGAAATGTAATGGTTGTGGCAATACTTGCAATTGGCTTGGTGCATTCAGATGTGGAAAGTGCAGATTTGTTTTGGATTTTGGATGCTTAACATTGCCACATTCAGCTCTTCACAAAATTGATGAACACAAGCTAACGCTTACTTACCATGATGATAAGGAGCAAAGTTATTGTGATATTTCTGAGCAATATAGAGATCCAAGCCTTTGGTATTATTCTTGTTCAATCTGTGATACTTCTGCTCATATCGAATGTGTTCTTGGACAATTGCCATTTCTCAAAGATGGGGTCACATTTCCTTCTAGATATTATCACAATCATCATCATGatcttaaattttttagaaaGGTTGAAGGCTACCCTGAATGCTCTTATTGTGGTAAGCTTTGCCAAGAAGAAATTCTCAAGTGTGAAACGTCTACATGCAACTATTGTCCACTACAAAAGCAAATGCCGTTACAATCAATAAGCCTAAAGCTTTGTG GTGTGATTTATTCAAATGAAAAGCAGCAAAGGATTTATTTGATCAAAGGGGTTCACAAAGGATTTGGCATTTCATTCCTACTTCTTTGA